The DNA sequence TTCATTCACACCTTCGGCGATGCCCATCTCTACCTGAACCATGTCGAACAGGCAGAGCTTCAGCTGTCGCGCGAGCCCCTGCCCCTGCCGGTCATGCGCCTCAATCCGGACAAGACGGATTTGTTCGGCTGGGAGTATGAAGACTTCACGCTCGAGAACTATCAGGCGCACGCCCACATCAAGGCGCCCGTCGCGGTCTGATGATTCCGGCCTAGTCCTTCAGCGCCTGCCAGGCGTTCCAGGCATCGGCGGCGTACATAAGGCTCGGGCCCCCGCCCATATAGACGGTCACGCCAAGCGCTTCGGAGACTTCCTCGTCCGTCGCGCCGAGACGTTTCAGCGCCTTGGTATGGAAGCCGATACAGCCATCGCAATGCGTCGCGACCCCGATGGAGAGCGCGATCAGCTCCTTCATCTTCTTGTCCAGCGCGCCATCGGCCATCGCCGCCTTGGACATGGCGGAGAACTGGGTCAGCGTCTCCACCGCGCCCGTGCCGCGCAGGCCCTTGATGCCTTCATTGATCGAGCCTGTGATGGCGCCGAAATCCTTGGTCCCCGAACTCATGCGTCGCTCCTGTCATGTTTGCTACTGTCTAGCTGTGGGCTCAGGCGGGTCTCTTCAATAGGGGTTTGACCGGAGTTTGGGGCGCGCTGGCGGCCTCAGAAAGCTCAGGGCGGCGAGAACCAGATTGGCAGCCTGCCCGCGCGCCTCTAGAGTCCCGTCATGTGCGGACGGTTCTTCAGACATGGCGTCACCTGGGCGGAA is a window from the uncultured Hyphomonas sp. genome containing:
- a CDS encoding carboxymuconolactone decarboxylase family protein; this encodes MSSGTKDFGAITGSINEGIKGLRGTGAVETLTQFSAMSKAAMADGALDKKMKELIALSIGVATHCDGCIGFHTKALKRLGATDEEVSEALGVTVYMGGGPSLMYAADAWNAWQALKD